A single Panthera uncia isolate 11264 chromosome E2 unlocalized genomic scaffold, Puncia_PCG_1.0 HiC_scaffold_19, whole genome shotgun sequence DNA region contains:
- the CHMP2A gene encoding charged multivesicular body protein 2a yields MDLLFGRRKTPEELLRQNQRALNRAMRELDRERQKLETQEKKIIADIKKMAKQGQMDAVRIMAKDLVRTRRYVRKFVLMRANIQAVSLKIQTLKSNNSMAQAMKGVTKAMGTMNRQLKLPQIQKIMMEFERQAEIMDMKEEMMNDAIDDAMGDEEDEEESDAVVSQVLDELGLSLTDELSNLPSTGGSLSVAASGKKAEAAASALVDADADLEERLKNLRRD; encoded by the exons ATGGACCTGTTGTTTGGGCGCCGGAAGACACCAGAGGAACTGCTGAGGCAGAACCAGCGGGCCCTGAACCGTGCCATGCGAGAGTTGGACCGTGAACGACAgaagctagagacccaggagaAGAAAATCATTGCAGACATCAAGAAGATGGCCAAGCAGGGCCAGATG GATGCCGTGCGAATCATGGCAAAAGACTTGGTGCGCACTCGGCGTTATGTGCGCAAATTTGTGTTGATGAGGGCCAACATCCAGGCTGTGTCCCTGAAGATCCAGACACTGAAGTCTAACAACTCAATGGCACAAGCTATGAAGGGGGTCACCAAAGCCATGGGCACCATGAACAGACAG CTGAAGTTGCCTCAAATCCAGAAGATCATGATGGAATTTGAGCGGCAGGCCGAGATCATGGACATGAAGGAGGAGATGATGAATGATGCAATTGATGATGCCATGGGGGATGAGGAAGATGAAGAGGAGAG tGACGCCGTTGTGTCCCAGGTCCTGGATGAGCTAGGATTGAGCCTGACAGATGAGCTGTCAA ACCTCCCCTCTACTGGAGGCTCACTCAGTGTGGCTGCCAGTGGGAAGAAAGCAGAAGCTGCAGCCTCAGCCCTAGTAGATGCCGACGCAGACCTGGAGGAGCGGCTCAAGAATCTGCGGAGGGACTGA
- the TRIM28 gene encoding transcription intermediary factor 1-beta, with translation AASAAAAAASASPGPGEGSAGGEKRAAASSAAAAASASASSPAGGGGEALELLEHCGVCRERLRPEREPRLLPCLHSACSACLGPPAPAAANSSGDGGAAGDGAVVDCPVCKQQCFSKDIVENYFMRDSGSKAATDSQDANQCCTSCEDNAPATSYCVECSEPLCETCVEAHQRVKYTKDHTVRSTGPAKSRDGERTVYCNVHKHEPLVLFCESCDTLTCRDCQLNTHKDHQYQFLEDAVRNQRKLLASLVKRLGDKHATLQKNTKEVRSSIRQVSDVQKRVQVDVKMAILQIMKELNKRGRVLVNDAQKVTEGQQERLERQHWTMTKIQKHQEHILRFASWALESDNNTALLLSKKLIYFQLHRALKMIVDPVEPHGEMKFQWDLNAWTKSAEAFGKIVAERPGTNSTGPTPMAPPRAPGPLSKQGSGSSQPMEVQEGYGFGSDDPYSSAEPHVSGVKRSRSGEGEVSGLMRKVPRVSLERLDLDLTADSQPPVFKVFPGSTTEDYNLIVIERGAAAAAAGQPGTAPPGAPGAPPLPGMAIVKEEETEAAIGAPPAATEGPETKPVLMALAEGPGAEGPRLASPSGSTSSGLEVVAPEGTSAPAGGPGALDDSATICRVCQKPGDLVMCNQCEFCFHLDCHLPALQDVPGEEWSCSLCHVLPDLKEEDGSLSLDGGDSTGVVAKLSPANQQKCERVLLALFCHEPCRPLHQLATDSTFSLDQPGGTLDLTLIRARLQEKLSPPYSSPQEFAQDVGRMFKQFNKLTEDKADVQSIIGLQRFFETRMNEAFGDTKFSAVLVEPPPLSLPGAGLSAQELSSGPGDGP, from the exons GCGGCctcggccgcggcggcggcggcctcgGCCAGCCCGGGTCCGGGCGAGGGTTCGGCGGGCGGCGAAAAGCGCGCCGCCGCCTCCTCGGCCGCGGCTGCGGCCTCGGCCTCGGCGTCGTCGCCCGCGGGGGGCGGTGGCGAGGCGCTGGAGCTCCTGGAGCATTGCGGTGTGTGCCGGGAGCGCCTGCGCCCCGAGAGGGAGCCGCGCCTGCTGCCCTGCCTGCACTCGGCCTGCAGTGCCTGCCTCGGGCCTCCGGCGCCCGCCGCCGCCAACAGCTCGGGGGATGGCGGTGCGGCGGGCGACGGCGCCG tggttGACTGTCCTGTGTGCAAGCAGCAATGCTTCTCCAAAGACATTGTGGAGAATTATTTTATGCGTGACAGTGGCAGCAAGGCTGCCACAGACTCCCAGGATGCAAATCAG TGCTGCACTAGCTGTGAGGATAACGCCCCTGCCACCAGCTACTGTGTGGAGTGCTCTGAGCCGCTGTGTGAGACGTGTGTGGAGGCACACCAGCGGGTGAAGTACACCAAGGACCACACTGTGCGCTCCACTG GGCCAGCCAAGTCCAGGGACGGTGAGCGCACAGTGTACTGCAATGTGCACAAGCACGAGCCCCTTGTGCTGTTCTGTGAGAGCTGTGACACCCTCACTTGTAGGGACTGCCAGCTCAACACCCACAAGGACCACCA ATACCAGTTTCTGGAGGATGCAGTGAGGAACCAGCGCAAGCTCCTGGCCTCACTGGTAAAACGCCTTGGGGACAAGCATGCGACGCTGCAGAAGAACACCAAGGAGGTTCGCAGCTC GATCCGCCAAGTGTCTGATGTACAGAAGCGTGTGCAGGTGGATGTTAAGATGGCCATTTTGCAGATCATGAAGGAACTGAACAAGCGGGGCCGTGTGCTGGTCAACGATGCCCAG AAGGTGACAGAGGGGCAGCAGGAGCGCCTGGAGCGACAACACTGGACCATGACCAAGATCCAGAAGCACCAGGAACATATCCTGCGCTTTGCCTCATGGGCTCTGGAGAGTGACAACAACACAGCTCTGCTGCTCTCCAAGAAGCTG ATCTATTTCCAGCTGCATCGGGCCCTCAAGATGATTGTGGATCCTGTGGAGCCACATGGCGAGATGAAGTTCCAGTGGGACCTCAATGCCTGGACCAAGAGTGCAGAGGCTTTCG GCAAGATCGTGGCAGAGCGTCCTGGCACCAACTCAACAGGCCCTACGCCCATGGCCCCTCCTCGGGCTCCAGGGCCCTTGAGCAAGCAGGGTTCTGGCAGCAGCCAG CCCATGGAGGTGCAGGAAGGCTatggctttggctcag ACGATCCTTACTcgagtgcagagccccatgtgtcAGGTGTGAAGCG GTCCCGCTCAGGTGAGGGCGAGGTGAGTGGCCTCATGCGCAAGGTGCCACGGGTGAGCCTTGAGCGCCTGGACCTGGATCTCACGGCTGATAGCCAGCCACCAGTTTTCAAAGTCTTCCCAGGCAGCACCACTGAAGATTACAATCTCATTGTTATTGAGCGTggtgctgcagctgctgctgctggacaGCCTGGGACTGCTCCACCTGGGGCTCCTGGTGCCCCTCCACTGCCTGGCATGGCCATTGTCAAG gaggaagagacagaggcgGCCATCGGAGCCCCACCTGCTGCCACTGAAGGCCCTGAGACCAAGCCTGTGCTGATGGCCCTGGCGGAGGGCCCCGGCGCTGAGGGCCCCCGCCTGGCCTCACCCAGTGGCAGCACTAGTTCAGGTCTAGAGGTGGTGGCTCCAGAGGGCACTTCAGCCCCAGCAGGTGGCCCCGGTGCCCTGGATGACAGTGCCACCATCTGCCGCGTCTGCCAGAAGCCAGGCGATCTGGTCATGTGCAACCAGTGCGAGTTCTGCTTCCACCTGGACTGCCACCTGCCTGCCCTGCAGGATGTGCCAGG GGAGGAGTGGAGTTGCTCTCTCTGCCATGTGCTACCTGATCTGAAAGAGGAAGATGGCAGCCTGAGTCTGGATGGTGGTGATAGCACTGGTGTGGTGGCCAAGCTCTCGCCAGCCAACCAGCAG AAGTGTGAGCGTGTCCTGCTGGCCCTGTTTTGTCACGAGCCCTGCCGTCCCCTGCACCAGCTGGCTACTGACTCCACTTTCTCCCTG GATCAGCCTGGCGGCACCCTGGACTTAACCCTGATCCGTGCCCGTCTCCAGGAGAAGTTGTCACCTCCCTATAGCTCCCCCCAGGAGTTTGCCCAGGATGTGGGCCGCATGTTTAAGCAGTTCAACAAGCTGACAGAG GACAAGGCAGATGTGCAGTCCATCATCGGCCTGCAACGCTTCTTCGAGACTCGCATGAACGAGGCCTTTGGTGACACCAAGTTCTCAGCTGTGCTGGTGGAGCCCCCACCGCTGAGCCTGCCTGGTGCTGGCCTGAGTGCCCAGGAGCTATCCAGTGGTCCTGGTGATGGCCCCTGA